The genomic region GTGTGATGAATGCTAGAAATCACATTGCGGAATAATTGCTGAGTGATTTGTCTTGatcaacaacattttaattacGGCTGTTTTGTCTTGCCGggacgcaaaaaaaaaaaaaaaaaaaaaaaaaatcttatttcccctttattaaaaataacattgcTTACACGTAATTAGACGAACTGGTACAAAAAACATTGTGTCGATGCATCGTTTATCATCAGGCAGGTAGGTCACTcatgcaaaaaagaaagaaagaaagaaagaataataaaaaacatcctGTAGTTTAGAGGACTTGGATAAAGGATGAGGGGGGGAACTCCTTATGGACCCAAATGAGACAGTGTAATGACTTGCCAGGGTTTGATACAGTTTTCCCAATCAGTAACACACTCATTCAGACAGACAGGGGTCTTACTAATGCATTCTGCTGTAGACATTTTCCCAgcttgcctccctccttctctcttccctctcccgGCCTcgtctccatctctgtctctgttccaGCCTATCAGACATGACAGTACCAGCTGGCTGCTGGCAAACTCACAGCCAGAGGATATAAGCTGTgtatttatgagtgtgtgtgtgtgcgggtgggtggttggttgggtgggtgaGGGTGTTAGCATATCTTTCttttgaaggtgtgtgtgtgtgtgtccatatttctgacattttttagtatttgtgtgtgtgtgccatatactgtatatatatatgagctTGTGTGTCAAAAAGGAAACATGTTGATTTTATGTCATGGAGTCTGAGCCTGAGTGATCTGAGTCACAGGTGTGGCACTTAGTCGGGGGTGGGGTTAAGAGCAATATTTAATTCCAATAAAGATAGTTGTCAACACTTGCTCGAAGCAGCTGTGTACTCTTGTGGGTGCTTGGCATTTGCTTTTCTGTCTGACTCACCGAGCGCATTAAAAGCCACTTATTTGCTTTTCTTGCCTGCGTGGATGTGTGCCTGTCGAGATGTGTTCCCTCGCCTTAGTACTTCTCTGCATTTTTCCTCAAGTTTGGGAAGTTTATAGAAATgtctaaagaaaagaaaaaaaaaagtttaaaaaaaaaagaaaaagtgagagaCCACCCTATTTCTTTAACGCGCTCACGAAGAATATCAAACACCGTCCTCCTTCTGTCTTGGCAGCTCATCGCACTTTCGCAGGGCTGcaggaaacatttaaagctTATTGGAAACATTCGAGATGAACAGCAGATGTGTCTGTGATTTTGGCACGACGTGTTCAACATGTTCACCCCGAGCCCGACCGCCACTGCCCCCTCCTCACCTTTCCCCCTGctgccctctctccttcctccatcgattaaatacacacagtcccctctttccatctgtccagCCAGACCACCTCCTGTTGCCTTATGAAGTTTTGCCCTAGAttcaaaaaaggagaaaaaacatccTGGGGAGACACTCATCTCCCACTCCCCAAATCTCAtccaaaatgtgtatttttagatGTAAGGTAAAGCAGACTTAAATATTCATTTCCTTATAATCCTACAACCCCAACATTGCAAGCAAATACTAATACAAACTGGAGTTGTCAAGGCTATAATGGGCTTTAAATAATCCTGTTAGGTTATTGTATGTTATCCCTTTATTTACGGTCAGGGTTTGGCACAAGATCTTCAGCCAGGATGGGAGTCAGGGTTAAGGAAACgctccagtaaaaaaaaatcacacttgCCTCTCAGCAGCTTGGCCAGACATAAAGTTAGGAGACTTAATTTAGAAGGACCACAGTGGAACTTGATGGAAAGCAACAGGACCCCCTGCCCATACGGGGTCTGAACCAGCTTGAAATGGGCCAGAGCTGATGACAGACAGGCTGCCCAGAACTGATGAGAACAGGGGGGCTCACATGTTGCACGCTGTTTGTTCTGTACGGGCTCCAAAATCAGTGAGAAATGAAGGGACTGGGAAAGATTTATACAGCAtcggatagagagagagagggagcagaggaggagagatgggaAAAGAGTAGGAGTAAGGGTGAAGgaatgagaggaggtgagaaGCGGAGAGGAAACGGGttgacagggaggaagaggaggtgggaAATTTTGCAGAGAAGGTGGAGGTGGGAGGACATTTTAACATATTCATGAGAAAAGTTTTTGTTGTAGGTATGCTTTGTGGTGAACAGGTCCAGTCTCCTATATGTTCTGTGTAAGAAGTATCACTTTTCtttcagaaaggaaaaaagagaattagatgtgtgtgtgcagagccCCAAGAGGTAGAGCACAGAGAGAACTACTTAAACCTCAGGCACAGTGACATGGAGGGATGGAAaaggggaaaaggaaaaggaggttATGGAGGGAAAAGAAGCGAGCTGAGCTAATGTAGTGAGAAGTGAAATGTATCATTCTAGGAAGAGCAAAGGGGAAGAGAGGGGTAGAATAAAATAAACGAGTGAAGCGGTGAATGTGCGTTAcggagaaacagagaaaatgagtgCAACAAAAGGGCATGAGGCGAGTGCATAGCTGTAGGCCAGTTGGCAGTGACCATAACGGCTTTCCTTGCGAGGTGTTGATTCTGTTGCCGAGCCCCTTGAGCCACGGGCGTTTAACCTCGGCAACGGCCAAGAACAACGGCCGTCAGCCGCATAAACGCATAACACGTGGAATGAAACACACCATTTACTGCCTAAAATTATGACATCTGGAGCTAGAGAACGGAATCGACGTTCGAGGTTTGGACAAGGTGCGAAGAGGTGAGGGCAAGCAGGGAAGGCTGCGGGTGAGGTGCATTGTGGTTAAAGTGCATCCCTTTATAAATCCCTGGATGCACAATCTGCTAACTGTGTGGCTTCTCAGGTTCCCAACTCATTCCCCCGAGGACTCGTTTAACTGCAAGCCCGCTTTTTATGAGTCACCTGCACTGTACTGCATGTTTCTGCTCATTACCAACGAGACTGACTGTGATGTGGCGCTGGGGGGTCCCAGGAGGGGGCCGTGACTCCTCCGCTGGGGGTTAAGACCTCTGAGGTTGCACGCATTGACTCATCACCGCAGTGTATCCACAGCCTGGCACGTCACTaacttaagtgtgtgtgtgtctgcgagtgtgtgtttcttttaagTGTCCCTGTGATGTGATTTCATGTTCGCTGTAGGTGTGTAATTTGACATGCTGCTTTTATGTGCCTCTTTTCCTTGTAGAAAGTGTCCAAATGAGATGATACATGCCTCATTTCTAAGGAAGTCTGATAACTAAGTGTCAGtgaaggaaatgtgtgtgtgtatgtgtgtgtgtgagtgagagagagtgtgtgcatgtgtgtatgtgtttgcaaaagagacagagagtgagagtggcAGTGAGCAgagtgctctgtgtgtgtttgtgcttctcTGCTGTGAATGTGTTCCAGATAGTGCTGCTGATGGCTATCTTTCGGAGAGAGCTCTATTGATTTGGCTGGGGTAAATAATTGGTTGGGTCTACAAGCTGTCATTTTCGGCCTGATTGCTGAGCATTGGTGGTCTCTAGCAGttatcaattcaattcaattcatttcaaAAGAGCCTTATTGGCATGAAGGTTTCGTGAACAATGTTGCCAAAGCAGCAAAATACaatttgtccaaatatttggacagtacacaacattaattaacacaatattaataatttaattatctACATCCATAGCCCTCTCTGAGGgctatgtatttattgattcgGACCCTGTACGACCATTATCCATCTTTCAATTTGGGCTGTAATCCCTATCTCGAAGCTGTATTTTACAAATTATCAGCTCTCCGTTCCTTCCACTGCTGTGGGGAGAGGGGCAGGTACAATTTAgtgaagcaaaaagaaaaaaaaaggaaaatgaggaGAATACAGAATGAGGACATTTAGAAGGGTCAGACTTAACACAGGCTTGTATGGGCTGCCCTACTTTTCCTCGACAGTAGACATTAGCACACCTACTAATAGTAGGAGGActgtgtgagtcagtgtgtgtgtgtgtgggggggtccCCTGCAAATTTaatttcccccccaaaaaaacttacaacataaagaaaatagagGAGGGACTATTTTTGAACATAGGTTTTATTGTCCCCTCCCTGATTAACATCCCACAGCGCTGACAGATTAAAACCAAAATCGCCTAATCCAATCCGAGGAAACTTAAAACAAAAGTTTTCTCAGATGGATTCGCTTGGACCAAACCTCATCCGCCTGCAGGCTCTGTGGTCTCCATCATGCTATCTACTGGGAGGGCTGGCTGTCAGGGTTTAGGAGGGCCTGGCCcacatgcagcagcagctcacagGGTCACTGAGCTGAGGCGATGAGAAGACCATTAGCGACCCCGCTTGAATGGTTTAGGGAACTGCAACCCCCACTGAGCCAAGAACAAGAGGGGTTTTTATTATGACTCAGGCTATAACCCACAGAGCCGTTTCTCTTGAATGTATGGAGAAACGCCTCATTTGCTACAACTCCTGGATTTTTTTATTCGTTTTCAAAGCTAGACCAGGACCAACATTACACGCACAGCCAAATTCAACTATAATATATCCCTGCAGGGACTGTGTGATATTTAATGATGGTTTTGTAAAGCATAAATGTATTATTCCTACATAAAGCAGTTGGATACAGATACCACAGATGACTATAAAGCGTGCTAACCGAACATTTTCCAGCAGTGGTTAGGCTGCTTTAACTGATAGCTACTTTTTGTAGCATATTTAGCCGTAAAAATGACGTAGTTAAGGTAACCGCAGTAAAAACGGGGTTACTTGGTAAGAACTACACCTCATTGTGGTTATATAGAAGTATTTTGTAAGGTTTTTGCATGATAAATCATCGTAATATTGTTTTATCCGACTTTTCGTTTCCTCTACAGCGCACAGTAGCTGTACTGGAAGTTTCTGGAAAAGCTAAAGTTGAGGGGAAACAGACTGTAAACTTCCTCCGCACGCTGCCACGTCTGAGCCCCGGTCCCAGCCTCACTTCCTCTGGAGCCCACATAGCTTAAAGGACGGCGGCGGAGGAGAGGAATAAACTTGAATGAATTAACGGTAAATTTGAGCAAacactcctttcttctttatttcctttttctccGAGTCGGGTATCATAACAGCAGTGGCTGAATATGAGACAACAGATGTTTCCCGTCACTGCTGTCACCGGTTACAGGCAAAAATCAATGAGTCgaggggtgtttttttttctctttctgagGCAACataggaaatgtgtttttttgttcccTCCTTTCTTATCCACTTTTTCAGACCTAGACTCCTTTGAAACTTCATCTAATTGTCACACTCTGGTTTTTGCACAGCGGGTGAGATAATAACCATGTTGCTAAGAGGGGAGGTATTTACAAAATCAAGTTTACTGCTGTGGCACTGTGGGAACAGGGGGGCTGCTGTTTGCACATGTAGTAGTTTTACAGCAAAGGGGGGAACCCTTAGGCTGTTTATATTGCTTTATCTCAAATATGAACAGTGCACTAACAGCATGAGGAGCTATTacactgttaaaaatgtgtcagaAGATGTTTAATGAATGGTGCTGTTTTATAAATGAGAGGAATGCGTTCTCATTGTCACCCACACATAAATAGTGGAAGCAAATCTTTATAATGACTCCCTCCCTGTGCTCTCCTGCAGGTCTGCCATGCTGCCCAGGgtttttgtctgtttcctcATTTCTTTGCCAGTCCTCTTGACGCTGGGCAGCACCGCCAAGTCATCCAAGAAGAGCCCTGCTGCCCCCGCTGCTACCGCTCCACCCCTCCCGCCCCTACCCAATGACCCCAGCTGGGCTCTGGGTCTGCGTCTGTACCAGGCCCTCCGCTCCGATTCCAGCTCAGTAAAcactctcctctcccctctgctTGTGGCCTCCTCCCTTGGAGCTTTGAGCGAAGGTTCAGCTGGCACCACCGCTAGCCAGCTCCAAGATCTTCTCAAGACCCCATCGCTCACCAAGCCTGGAGCCCAGGCTGGAAAGGTTCTGTCCGGAGCACTGAAGAGCTTCACTAATGCTAACGGGACCAGCTTCCGCCTACGTAGCTCCTCAGCTGTGTTTTCAAAGCAAGCTCCAGCGGTCAGGCAGGCCTTTGTGAAAGATAGTAAGGCCAGGTTCAGTCTTCAGCACAAGCCACTGGGGAAAGGAGACTCCAAGGCTGACCTGAAGCAGCTCCATAGCTGGGCTAAGGCTGGCCTCGGTGGGCTGGAGAGCGCTCCTTTAGAGGCTGAAATCCAAGCTAAGGCTGGAGCTCTGATTGTGGCAAATGCCCTACACTTTAAAGGTCAGTTATACAGTATACAAGTGGGCCTGTCTGTACTAATTAACACATGCTAACTTTGGTTTGGGGTCACAGAAGCTTGCAAAATGTAGAGCTGATTATAGGAAACCAatctaaacacattaattatGTCACAGCCTTTATCAAATACAGTGTTGACAGTGATCCTATATCTAAAAACTCTGTAGCCAGCTGCCTAAATGTTTCATAGTGGTCAGCAACTGGCTGGCTTTAGACCTGCAACAGAAAAAGCGAGGCACAGCTGCTGATTAGTGCCCTTTGTAATTGTGGAGTCATTTGTGATTATGCAACATCTCTGTATTGGGCAGAACACATTATTGGAGTTATTTTCTGCATTGCATGTAAAGCGTTGGAATATTAATATTGCATGCACGTGTACAATTTTCCACATTCAGACAGCAGTCAGAGCCTTTACCACAGTTTGTCCACtacatcatgtgtgtgtgtgtgtgtgccagcatgCCCACCTGTGCGCTGtgcgtgtttgtttgtgtgtgtgtgtgtgttcctgtgtgcgCGTGCTGTGGATTCCAGCTGGTGGACACAGCAGATAAAGGATGATTCTGGGGTCTATCACTGAGAGCTTATTCATCTTCCATTGGGGGGTGATGTGTCATCTTAAATAATTGAGTAACAAGTGTCCAGACTCTCTCCCTCGGTGTCATGCCTAACATCTGTGCTTGGAGCGCTCCAAGTCTGCGCCAGCACCAGCTTGGCTCAGATCTGCTCTTTGTGATGGGCTGCAGTGGTGGGGACTAGTCAGTGTTTTCGATACAAATGCAGCCATTTAGAAAATCCCATCTGCGATTTTTACAGTTGCATCCCAAAAACATATCCATATAATGCTTATCTGAAGTTAATTGTTCACCGTTGGGCCCCTCTTTAAAAAGTACCATTAAAGGTGAGTGAGTTAAATTAATATTACAAGGCTGTTTTGAAGGGAGTCAGCATTTGTGGGACCACATTTCTCATCACAAGCCAAAGAAATAgcttattttccatttttctgatAACTTTTTAGGAATGTAATctaccatctctctctcttctcagaGCCCGGCCAACATTTGTATGCCTGCTGACGTCCAATCTCATTTTTGTTTGCCGTCCTCACaaaagatgatgatgtgttAAATATATCCTTCCATTTCGCTTGTTCTTTTTGCAGcgtttttgtctctgtttttttttgtgtgtgtgtgtgtgcttttgtcaTTGTTTATCGTGTGTCTAATCTACccctgcctcctcttcctcttcttccccacATGTCTCCTGTTCACATCCTTATCCgcgtctatctgtctctattcCTTCTGTTCCCTCCTGCAggtactctttttttaaaatattttttttattaagcgCAAAGAAGGCAAGGCTGCTGAAGTGAAAACAGGTTGCCGACAGATAGACAGCCCTCACAAAGTAACATCCCCTGACAGACTATACATTGATAagcaatttaattaatttttcctttgtttgatgttttgacTTCATTACCAAATTAGTTTTTCTGTGAACCGACCCGCGTTGGTCGGTTCATTAATTTTGTGGAAGAAATATACAAATTAGATTATACAGCAGATTGTGACATAGAAATTAGATTACGGAAAATTGGATTTCTTTAGTTTTGATTCATAATTTGAAAGTGGTCGATAGTTGTGCTTTTTGCTCTTACTAGCTGCTGCTGGTTtgttgtaacttttttttttgtgtttgtctttgattTCAGGGTCCTGAGGCAATTCATAGTGTGTGTGATAATGTAATGGTTGGTGGAATTTCTTTCGGCGCTGAAAAGACATCTGCTTCCCctcccgttttttttttttttgtttgtttgtttcacatTCGTTCCTTTTAGTTAATTATTGAAGAGGagaatttagaaaaaaaaagtctttgctgtccctccttccctggGCTGTACACAGCATTCAACACAAAGCGAAGGTTGGGGGGCAATTAGTAGTGGAACATGTTTATAGTGGAGAGATGTTAAAAGCAAAGAGAATGGCAAGAGGACTCGCAGAGAAAGAACAGTGTGAGGAGAGATTTCTGGGCGGGAAAGGGGACAAAGAGAGATGCAGAGCAAAAAAAGAGACTGGAGAAAAAGTAAAGAGGGAAAAACtgagggaagtaaagaaagagagggtgGCCTGctgagagagcgaaagagattGACAGACATAGTTGAGGGATGTAAAAGGCCTACCTTGGGAGTTCCAGTCCACACTAGTTAATTAATTCAGGCTTTGTTCCTGTTttagacaaacaaacactggagacggaagaagaaggaaaataagaactgtagaaaaaaaaaaacacacagtagaGAGAAAGTTATACACAAGATAACACAACAACATGGGGAGctaggagaaggaagaaaaggcgAGAGAACAGCAAGTCCCCACATATTTAACCTCTAATAATAGCTGCTGAAATACCACAACTACTTGTAATCAGAAGTAGAataagggaggagagggagccACTCGGTCGCATTGATTCTTCTGGGGGTTTTTTCGCCTGAAGTTTACAGTATGAATTGGTTAGTCTGCGAGCGATTGGATTTCTAAGCTGCGCAATTGTCTCATTGTTTATTGCTGATGGATATTAATGGATTCAGGTTTCAAGCCACTCCGGTTCCCTCTGCCACCGCGCTGTCCTATAAAAGAAGATAATGCAGCACAAATCCAAAGCAGGCCCACTTCTCCAGACATAAGTCCACACAGCCGCACACAGAGATCAACAAAGTCTGCTGTGCAGGCTGGTGAGGTCATTAAAATCCCTGCTCCACACATGCAACttcatacacacatgtatacaaGCTGTGGAGAAATTGTTCATCATTATGACATCATTGCAGCAACACGGCTGCCACTTCAGGTAACGCTCAGCCGCTTGTTTTCAAATTCCTGTGCGATCTTATTTCTCTGTCTGATGCGACAGGAAGCGGAGCGAATGTCTGTGACTTGTGCTAGCATGCCTTGGAGGGGAAATCGCATGGCGTTTTGCTGCGATTTGTGATTGGCTGGGGTCCAGTGTGCTGTGATTTGTGAGAGgctgggtgtttttttttggaaaagccACCCCTGTAGCTGAAACAGAAACTTTATATTAAGTGGATTCATTGATCAATAGTAAATGAATCAATTTGAAGTAGTTTGAAGGAGCAGAAAATTTACACATCAAGCTCAGTTTGCTTGTCAAGAGGAGGACTGCTCAGCCTGTGGaaacagttgtataatgtcGTCTGTCTCTGGAGGGAGCCTTCAAAAGTCTGAGATAAATAACTGATGACGTcatcaggtttgttttttttccaactatGACTCATACACATTTATAACAGAAAGTCTGCATTTCAAACATGAGGAGCGGAGTTTGAAAGACAGAAGTATTTATCAAGAAAGAAGCTAAGCAAGATGGGAATTTATACCAGAGTCTAAAAGTTTGGATatctctttctttgtttgttcgtTTTTTATAATTTTGATGGAAGTGGAAAGGCAGTATTAAATTGTTCATAGTACATGgtacaaaatgtcaaacattcactttcaaatgtgaggatttgctgctttacAGCTGTTAATtacacaaaacaagcaatttgaagatgtcaccttggcCTCTGGGAACTTTACGGAGGGGGGGCTTTCATCACAGCAAATGAGgcatttaattgtttttggccTTCTTGGACCTCAGCATTGTACCATGAGTGGGGTGATCTTTTCAAGTggttaatcgataatgaaaatcaCCATTAGTTGCGGCCTGAGCCATCCCCAGGTGTCATTCACAAAGACTGACATAAGTATaagtcataatctgctgacctcCACACTCCATCCCCTCTCCCTTGCTTTATTGAATGGGCCAGCGGCTTTGGGAATGTATTGTGAGGTTATTACAACAGTAATTCCACTACTCTAAACTGACAGCTGTCAGGGGGTTAGCAGGGCCAAGTGGGATGCGGTGAGCAGTGAATGGGATGCTGCAGCCTTAAGGACCTCATAACTGCCTCTGTATAGGGCTCCAACTCAGCAGCTTGGAGAAGACTAGACATTTTTTAATGGGCAGTGTACATCTATGATTCATGGGCAGTGTCAGCTGG from Scomber japonicus isolate fScoJap1 chromosome 22, fScoJap1.pri, whole genome shotgun sequence harbors:
- the serpinh2 gene encoding serine (or cysteine) peptidase inhibitor, clade H, member 2 yields the protein MLPRVFVCFLISLPVLLTLGSTAKSSKKSPAAPAATAPPLPPLPNDPSWALGLRLYQALRSDSSSVNTLLSPLLVASSLGALSEGSAGTTASQLQDLLKTPSLTKPGAQAGKVLSGALKSFTNANGTSFRLRSSSAVFSKQAPAVRQAFVKDSKARFSLQHKPLGKGDSKADLKQLHSWAKAGLGGLESAPLEAEIQAKAGALIVANALHFKGLWEREFSEEGADRRTFLGKKYTKVVLMHRAGLFRFHEDIENMVQVLEVTLSGGKASMVLLMPFHVENLSRLEKLLTVERLSKWLDKTNVTSVSVSLPKANITSTLSLQKQLSALGLTDAWDQKVADFSGVSDKSKGKLHLGGVLHWASLELAAEAGKGSADLEEEHIEKPKLFYADHPFIIFVRDNTSGALLLMGAVDHAEGEALHDEL